A window from Cryobacterium sp. PAMC25264 encodes these proteins:
- a CDS encoding alpha/beta hydrolase: MTDTLPRSIRATPAHSRTDSPPSLADTDLTFRAAARPQGTDPSVPAAPAPLLLVLPGGSYREHADHEGTVIADWLSGIGLNALVVRYPVDPHRYPSGLVRVQDVLLAVRTGALELDVDRSRIGVVGFSAGGHVAALLSTGVASAPVPPEGRVDLSILAYPVISMTHEPHSESLASLLGDRDTLDNRRALSADTLVDAHTPPTFLWHTADDGGVPVSHSLRYASALAAHNVPFDLHVFERGDHGKGLGHGLGPLQAWSALCEAWLVEHGWVSAG, from the coding sequence ATGACCGACACGCTCCCCCGCTCCATTCGTGCCACCCCCGCGCACTCCCGCACCGATTCCCCGCCGTCACTGGCGGATACCGACCTCACGTTCCGGGCCGCCGCCCGGCCGCAGGGAACCGATCCGTCGGTGCCGGCCGCACCCGCGCCGCTGCTGCTGGTCCTGCCGGGTGGCTCGTACCGCGAGCATGCCGACCACGAGGGAACCGTGATCGCCGACTGGCTCTCCGGGATCGGCCTCAACGCGCTGGTGGTGCGTTATCCGGTGGATCCGCACCGGTACCCGAGCGGCCTCGTCCGGGTGCAGGACGTGCTCCTCGCCGTCCGGACTGGTGCGCTGGAGCTGGACGTCGACCGCAGCCGCATCGGCGTGGTCGGCTTCTCGGCCGGCGGCCACGTGGCCGCGCTGCTCTCCACGGGCGTCGCCTCGGCCCCCGTGCCACCCGAAGGCCGGGTCGACCTGTCGATCCTCGCCTACCCGGTCATCTCGATGACCCACGAGCCGCACTCCGAGTCGCTCGCGAGCCTCCTCGGCGACCGGGACACCCTCGACAACCGGCGCGCGCTCAGCGCCGACACCCTGGTGGATGCGCACACCCCGCCGACGTTCCTCTGGCACACCGCGGATGACGGTGGCGTGCCGGTGAGCCACTCGCTGCGCTACGCCAGCGCCCTCGCCGCCCACAATGTGCCCTTCGACCTGCATGTCTTCGAGCGCGGCGACCACGGCAAGGGCCTCGGCCACGGCCTCGGGCCGCTCCAGGCCTGGAGTGCGCTGTGCGAGGCCTGGCTCGTCGAGCACGGCTGGGTGAGCGCCGGCTAG
- a CDS encoding GntP family permease yields the protein MNVTRAIQAVEPVVPAGSTLQLILAAIIGVAVIIVLITWLKVHPFLALSIGAVGVGVGAGMAPNAAVTSFGAGFGATMAGVGVLVGFGAMFGKLLADSGGADRIVDALVTRSSVRTLPWTMALIGGLIGLPMFFEVGLVLLIPVIILVARRSGQSLIRIAIPALAGLSVMHGLVPPHPGPLVAVTTLNANLGLTLAIGVLIAIPTVIISGPLFSKFAARWVTVPVPEMFITAADQGLDENVKRPGFLATISGILLPVVLMLARSIADAINPGSTDPLNSALDFLGTPMIALGIAVIYAMIVYGRGGGMDRAAVSKSLADALPPIAGILLIVGAGGGFKQVLIDTGIGTVIADAVNGSSISVLILAWVVAALVRVATGSATVATVTAAGILAPVAASLGATDVSLMVLAIGAGSLFLSHVNDAGFWLVKEYLGTSVPQTLKTWTVMECLISVTGLAGVLLLNIVI from the coding sequence ATGAATGTGACCCGCGCGATTCAGGCGGTGGAACCCGTGGTTCCGGCCGGCAGCACTCTGCAACTCATCCTCGCGGCGATCATCGGCGTCGCCGTGATCATCGTGCTGATCACCTGGCTCAAGGTGCACCCGTTCCTGGCGCTGTCCATCGGCGCCGTCGGCGTGGGCGTGGGCGCCGGCATGGCCCCGAATGCCGCGGTGACGAGCTTCGGCGCCGGCTTCGGCGCCACCATGGCCGGCGTGGGTGTGCTCGTGGGCTTCGGAGCCATGTTCGGCAAGCTGCTGGCCGACTCCGGTGGAGCCGACCGCATCGTCGACGCCCTGGTGACCAGGTCAAGCGTGCGTACCCTGCCGTGGACCATGGCACTGATCGGCGGGCTGATCGGCCTGCCGATGTTCTTCGAGGTCGGCCTGGTGCTCCTCATCCCCGTGATCATCCTGGTCGCGCGCCGCAGCGGCCAGTCGCTCATCCGCATCGCGATCCCGGCGCTGGCCGGCCTGTCGGTCATGCACGGTCTCGTGCCGCCGCACCCCGGCCCGCTCGTCGCCGTCACCACCCTCAACGCCAACCTCGGCCTCACGCTGGCCATCGGCGTTCTCATCGCCATCCCCACCGTCATCATCTCCGGCCCGCTGTTCAGCAAGTTCGCGGCTCGCTGGGTCACGGTGCCCGTGCCCGAGATGTTCATCACGGCCGCCGATCAGGGCCTCGACGAGAACGTCAAGCGCCCCGGCTTCCTCGCCACGATCTCGGGCATCCTGCTCCCGGTCGTGCTGATGCTGGCCCGCTCGATCGCCGACGCCATCAACCCCGGCTCCACCGACCCGCTCAATTCCGCCCTGGACTTCCTCGGCACCCCGATGATCGCCCTCGGCATCGCCGTGATCTACGCCATGATCGTCTACGGCCGCGGCGGCGGCATGGACCGCGCGGCCGTCTCGAAGTCGCTCGCCGACGCGCTGCCCCCGATCGCCGGCATCCTGCTCATCGTCGGCGCCGGCGGCGGCTTCAAGCAGGTGCTCATCGACACCGGCATCGGAACCGTCATCGCCGACGCGGTGAACGGCTCGAGCATCTCAGTGCTGATCCTGGCCTGGGTCGTCGCCGCGCTCGTGCGCGTCGCCACGGGGTCTGCCACCGTCGCCACCGTCACCGCAGCGGGCATCCTCGCACCGGTCGCCGCCAGCCTCGGTGCCACGGATGTGTCGCTCATGGTTCTGGCCATCGGCGCCGGTTCGCTGTTCCTCTCCCACGTCAACGACGCGGGCTTCTGGCTGGTCAAGGAGTACCTGGGCACGAGCGTGCCGCAGACCCTCAAGACCTGGACCGTCATGGAATGCCTCATCTCCGTCACCGGGCTTGCCGGTGTCCTCCTGCTGAACATTGTGATCTAG
- a CDS encoding carbohydrate ABC transporter permease → MTAIATREKAKLASNRGKVWPTIILMIGAIYCLIPVLWVFTATSKSPSELFTTFSFLPGSGLMENLSDLFSYGGGQYGLWAANSILYAGVGGLLSTFVSTMAGYGLAKYEFKGRNLIFYSILGGVLIPGITLAIPQYLLLSQAGLAGGVMSVLLPLIISPFGIYLSRVYASAAVPQDTIEAARLDGANEWRIFLRIGLPMMLPGMVTVFMLQFVGIWNNFLLPFIMLSNQNSYPLTVGLYTLLSKGSGTPALYSVAITGAAVSIIPLIALMLFLQRFWRLDLLSGAVKG, encoded by the coding sequence ATGACCGCCATCGCCACCCGCGAGAAGGCCAAACTCGCCTCCAACCGCGGCAAGGTCTGGCCCACCATCATCCTGATGATCGGCGCGATCTACTGCCTGATCCCGGTGCTCTGGGTGTTCACCGCCACCTCCAAGTCGCCCAGTGAGCTGTTCACCACGTTCTCCTTCCTGCCCGGTAGCGGCCTGATGGAGAACCTGTCCGACCTGTTCAGCTACGGCGGCGGGCAGTACGGGCTCTGGGCGGCGAACTCGATCCTCTACGCCGGCGTCGGCGGCCTCCTGTCGACATTCGTGTCGACCATGGCCGGTTACGGCCTGGCCAAGTACGAGTTCAAGGGTCGCAACCTGATCTTCTACTCGATCCTCGGCGGCGTGCTGATCCCCGGAATCACCCTGGCGATTCCGCAGTACCTGCTGCTCTCGCAGGCCGGCCTGGCCGGGGGAGTGATGTCGGTGCTGCTGCCGTTGATCATCAGCCCGTTCGGGATCTACCTCTCCAGGGTCTACGCGTCGGCCGCCGTACCGCAGGACACCATCGAGGCGGCGCGCCTGGACGGTGCCAACGAGTGGCGGATCTTCCTGCGCATCGGCCTGCCGATGATGCTGCCCGGCATGGTCACGGTCTTCATGCTGCAGTTCGTGGGCATCTGGAACAACTTCCTGCTGCCGTTCATCATGCTCAGCAACCAGAACAGCTACCCGCTCACGGTCGGCCTGTACACCCTGCTGTCCAAGGGATCCGGAACCCCGGCGCTGTACTCCGTGGCCATCACCGGCGCGGCGGTGTCGATCATTCCGCTGATCGCCCTGATGCTGTTCCTGCAGCGCTTCTGGCGACTCGACCTGCTCTCCGGCGCCGTCAAGGGATAG
- a CDS encoding NADPH-dependent oxidoreductase: MPNIHAGQTDLVDHTPFVDLTPPTDPVAHRYGESGGAGGAVLPPTIELQLNHRSVRKFLTDPVSDAQIDLVITAAQSASQSSNLQVWSVVAIRDDDRKRRISAFIGRQSYVEDSSVFLVWVADFRRAANVAQAQGASAETLGYMENTLVTAVDSGIAAQNALLAAESLGLGGVFVGALRSNPAAIIDELGLPEYTFPMFGMALGYPDPSEHAGVKPRLPRAAVLHREHYDPTAWLPAAEVYEDRIQEYFAEHGRDNYSWADTLTKRISTVDGLHGRESIRGALEAQGFASE, translated from the coding sequence ATGCCCAACATTCATGCCGGCCAGACCGACCTCGTCGACCACACCCCGTTTGTCGACCTGACGCCGCCCACCGATCCGGTCGCCCACCGATACGGCGAATCGGGCGGCGCCGGTGGGGCTGTCCTGCCGCCGACGATCGAACTGCAGCTGAATCACCGCTCGGTGCGCAAATTCCTGACCGATCCGGTCAGCGACGCCCAGATCGATCTCGTCATCACGGCCGCGCAATCCGCCTCTCAGTCGTCCAACCTTCAGGTGTGGAGCGTCGTGGCCATTCGGGACGACGACCGGAAACGGCGGATCTCAGCGTTCATCGGCCGCCAGTCGTACGTCGAGGACAGCTCGGTCTTCTTGGTCTGGGTCGCGGACTTTCGTCGTGCGGCGAATGTCGCCCAAGCCCAGGGCGCTAGCGCTGAGACCCTCGGCTACATGGAAAACACCCTCGTCACCGCCGTCGATTCAGGGATCGCAGCCCAGAACGCCCTTCTGGCGGCCGAGTCGCTGGGCCTGGGTGGGGTGTTCGTCGGTGCGCTGCGCAGCAACCCGGCGGCCATCATCGATGAGCTCGGCCTGCCCGAGTACACCTTCCCCATGTTCGGGATGGCACTCGGTTATCCCGACCCGTCGGAACACGCCGGAGTCAAGCCTCGCCTGCCCCGGGCGGCGGTGCTGCACAGGGAGCACTACGACCCTACGGCCTGGCTCCCAGCCGCCGAGGTGTACGAAGACCGAATCCAGGAGTATTTCGCTGAACACGGTCGAGACAATTACAGCTGGGCAGACACCCTGACCAAGCGGATCAGCACTGTCGACGGCCTGCACGGCCGCGAGTCCATCCGCGGGGCTCTTGAGGCGCAAGGCTTCGCGTCTGAGTAG
- a CDS encoding FadR/GntR family transcriptional regulator, producing MAAVGDETWRDRGLHARVVNALGQEIVDGAWATGDILNLDKLSERFSVSRSVLREALRVLQSVGMVEPRQRVGTQVRPRESWDLLNPQIIQWRGQGDYFAQMREMLQLRLGIEPVAARLSARLMTPEQRAAVARAADVMVAADHDNDGRRFLEADVEFHTLILQGSGNAVMSHFANTVAALLRTREQEKRFTITDYTPASAHRHNDLAAAIVAGEEDAAYACAYATLDATLAEFVQESAGAGSTAGSTAG from the coding sequence ATGGCTGCAGTGGGCGACGAAACCTGGCGCGACCGGGGATTGCACGCACGGGTGGTGAACGCGCTCGGACAGGAGATCGTCGACGGCGCCTGGGCGACGGGCGACATCCTGAACCTCGACAAACTGAGTGAACGCTTCTCCGTGTCGCGGTCCGTGCTGCGCGAGGCCCTCCGGGTGCTGCAGTCCGTGGGCATGGTCGAACCCCGGCAGCGGGTGGGCACGCAGGTGCGGCCCCGGGAGTCCTGGGACCTGCTCAATCCGCAGATCATCCAGTGGCGCGGGCAGGGTGACTACTTCGCCCAGATGCGCGAGATGCTGCAGCTGCGATTGGGTATCGAGCCCGTCGCCGCCCGGCTCAGCGCGCGCCTGATGACGCCGGAGCAGCGTGCCGCCGTGGCCCGCGCCGCCGACGTGATGGTGGCGGCCGACCACGACAACGACGGGAGGCGCTTCCTCGAGGCCGACGTCGAGTTCCACACCCTGATCCTGCAGGGGTCCGGCAACGCCGTGATGAGCCACTTCGCCAACACCGTGGCGGCGCTCCTGCGCACCCGCGAGCAGGAGAAGCGCTTCACGATCACCGACTACACCCCCGCATCCGCGCACCGCCACAACGACCTGGCCGCGGCGATCGTGGCCGGCGAAGAGGATGCCGCCTACGCCTGTGCGTATGCCACCCTCGACGCCACCCTCGCCGAGTTCGTGCAGGAGTCGGCCGGCGCGGGTTCGACGGCGGGTTCGACCGCGGGTTAG
- a CDS encoding ABC transporter substrate-binding protein produces MKKSKILSAVAAIGVSAVLLSGCSAGGGGTGDSGGGKVTLDFWSWAPNTQSLVDTWNAANPDIQVNYTDAGGGKDSSAKLLTASRAGNAPDVAAVEYPTLPSLIVADVPLDITDLVSDVTDKYDQGTLSQTTFDGHIFGLPQDIGPMAFFYRSDLLEQWGIPVPTTWAEFKTAAAAVRAADPSAYLASLPADQWAFYAGVANQAGSKWWSVKDNTWTVGIADDASLEVADFFQGLVDEDLISTDPILTPEWNAKANSGTMLSWPAGLWAPGVIEGVAPDTVGKWSMSAFPEWTPGDPAVAYQGGSSVIVTKDSDHPDEAAKFIKWLNASEEGANLLLTVQNAYPAAISGQEDAKASAPPALMPQQTDFYELAATVSANAIPVTWGPNVNVAESAFTDELNKAINAGTPWRDAFTAVQKIVVADMTKAGFEISNK; encoded by the coding sequence ATGAAGAAAAGCAAGATCCTCTCCGCGGTTGCGGCCATCGGCGTGAGTGCCGTCCTACTCAGCGGATGCTCTGCCGGCGGTGGCGGGACCGGCGACAGCGGTGGCGGGAAGGTGACCCTGGACTTCTGGTCGTGGGCCCCCAATACCCAGAGCCTCGTCGACACCTGGAACGCCGCCAACCCCGATATCCAGGTCAACTACACCGATGCCGGCGGCGGAAAAGACTCCTCCGCGAAGCTGCTCACGGCCAGTCGGGCCGGAAACGCCCCGGACGTTGCCGCCGTCGAATACCCGACCCTGCCGTCCCTCATCGTGGCCGATGTGCCGCTGGACATCACCGACCTCGTCTCCGACGTGACCGACAAGTACGACCAGGGCACCCTCTCGCAGACCACGTTCGACGGCCACATCTTCGGACTCCCGCAGGACATCGGCCCGATGGCGTTCTTCTACCGGTCCGACCTGCTCGAGCAGTGGGGCATCCCGGTTCCCACCACCTGGGCCGAGTTCAAGACCGCCGCCGCGGCCGTGCGCGCGGCCGACCCGAGCGCCTACCTCGCCTCGCTGCCGGCCGACCAGTGGGCGTTCTACGCCGGCGTCGCCAACCAGGCCGGCTCCAAGTGGTGGTCGGTGAAGGACAACACCTGGACCGTCGGCATCGCCGACGACGCCTCCCTCGAGGTCGCAGACTTCTTCCAGGGCCTCGTCGACGAAGACCTGATCTCGACCGACCCCATCCTCACCCCGGAGTGGAACGCCAAGGCCAACAGCGGCACCATGCTCTCCTGGCCGGCCGGCCTGTGGGCGCCCGGAGTGATCGAGGGTGTCGCTCCCGACACCGTCGGCAAGTGGTCCATGTCCGCCTTCCCCGAGTGGACCCCCGGAGACCCCGCGGTCGCCTACCAGGGCGGCTCCTCGGTCATCGTCACCAAGGACTCGGACCACCCCGACGAAGCCGCGAAGTTCATCAAGTGGCTCAACGCCAGCGAGGAAGGCGCCAACCTGCTGCTGACCGTGCAGAACGCCTACCCGGCAGCCATCTCCGGCCAGGAAGACGCCAAGGCCAGCGCCCCGCCGGCCCTGATGCCGCAGCAGACCGACTTCTACGAGCTCGCCGCGACGGTCTCGGCCAACGCCATCCCCGTCACCTGGGGCCCCAATGTGAACGTCGCCGAAAGCGCGTTCACCGATGAGCTGAACAAGGCCATCAATGCGGGAACCCCGTGGCGTGACGCGTTCACCGCGGTGCAGAAGATCGTCGTGGCCGACATGACGAAGGCCGGCTTCGAGATCAGCAACAAGTAG
- a CDS encoding aldo/keto reductase produces the protein MSTPIENGSATADPAPRTLGTGGPEVSRLCLGTSSWSRARFGAGPVEALETVLDAGGVPSAGPAITFIDTSNEYGGGASESYLGDAIRRRGALPAGMVLQTKLDRDPDTGSFSGERMRASLAESLGKLGLERVPMLYLHDPELIGWDEAFAADGPVRALVEMQERGLVDAIGISGGPAPMLTRYVETGLFSAVITHNRYTLVDRSAEQLVDEAVWRGVSVINAAVYGGGALARWPEAARSYAYRPAPAAMANAIADMGLACQRAGVSLAAAALQFSTRDPRITSTIVGGNSIAQVQEAIAADAVEIPAGLWAELEALAPDPAVWQDPPGSSWP, from the coding sequence ATGAGCACTCCCATCGAGAACGGCAGCGCCACTGCCGATCCGGCGCCGCGCACCCTGGGCACGGGAGGCCCCGAGGTCTCCAGGCTCTGCCTCGGCACCTCCTCCTGGTCGCGCGCCCGCTTCGGCGCGGGCCCCGTCGAGGCCCTCGAGACCGTGCTCGATGCGGGCGGGGTGCCATCCGCCGGTCCGGCGATCACGTTCATCGACACCTCGAACGAATATGGCGGCGGCGCGAGCGAGAGCTACCTCGGCGACGCGATCCGGCGCCGCGGTGCTCTCCCTGCTGGCATGGTGCTGCAGACCAAGCTCGACCGCGACCCCGACACCGGCTCGTTCTCCGGTGAACGGATGCGCGCCAGCCTGGCCGAGAGCCTCGGCAAGCTGGGCCTGGAGCGGGTTCCGATGCTCTACCTGCACGACCCCGAGCTGATCGGCTGGGACGAGGCCTTCGCGGCCGACGGGCCGGTACGCGCGCTGGTGGAGATGCAGGAGCGCGGGCTGGTCGACGCGATCGGCATCTCCGGCGGACCCGCGCCCATGCTCACCCGTTACGTGGAGACCGGGCTGTTCAGCGCCGTGATCACGCACAACCGGTACACCCTGGTGGACCGGTCAGCGGAACAACTGGTCGACGAAGCCGTCTGGCGCGGCGTGAGCGTCATCAACGCCGCCGTCTACGGCGGTGGTGCCCTCGCACGCTGGCCCGAGGCGGCCCGCAGCTATGCCTACCGCCCCGCACCGGCGGCCATGGCCAACGCGATCGCCGACATGGGCCTGGCCTGCCAGCGCGCCGGAGTGAGCCTGGCCGCCGCGGCCCTGCAGTTCAGCACCCGGGACCCCCGGATCACCTCCACGATCGTCGGCGGCAACTCGATCGCCCAGGTGCAGGAGGCGATCGCGGCCGACGCCGTCGAGATCCCGGCCGGGCTGTGGGCCGAGCTCGAGGCCCTGGCGCCCGACCCGGCCGTGTGGCAGGACCCGCCGGGTTCGTCCTGGCCCTGA
- a CDS encoding LacI family DNA-binding transcriptional regulator → MANITDVARVAGVSISTVSYALSGKRPIATATKTRIAQAVNELGYRPNAGARMLAGSRTNIFALTAPMHEDTHPPALMSFVLSVVTAARSYDYDVLLLTEGEATTGLRRVASSSLVDGIIMLDVTVEDERIDVIRQLGLPTTLIGIPHDTEGLTCVDLDFEGAARLAVGRLVALGHTSIGLMGHAEALYERGSNYAPRFRDAFLAAGSDAGIQTAFHTTVASRAGVEDSLDGLRAQLPGMTALVLNCNENIHGILLEVLREREVAVPEALSIVSACSSFSTDHFLPPMDVIPLPSQESGRRAVELAIQQIAGFTDPHVELIAPVYHRKSSTAPPAASATA, encoded by the coding sequence ATGGCCAACATCACCGACGTAGCCCGCGTCGCCGGTGTGTCCATCAGCACCGTGTCCTACGCCCTCTCCGGCAAGCGACCGATCGCGACCGCCACCAAGACCCGGATCGCCCAGGCCGTGAACGAGCTCGGCTACCGGCCCAACGCCGGCGCCCGGATGCTGGCCGGCTCCCGTACCAACATCTTCGCGCTCACCGCCCCGATGCACGAGGACACCCATCCACCGGCGCTGATGTCCTTCGTGCTGTCGGTCGTCACCGCGGCCCGCAGCTACGACTACGACGTGCTGCTGCTCACCGAGGGCGAGGCGACGACGGGCCTGCGCCGGGTGGCCTCGAGCTCCCTGGTCGACGGCATCATCATGCTCGACGTCACCGTGGAAGACGAACGGATCGACGTCATCCGCCAACTCGGCCTGCCCACCACCCTGATCGGCATCCCGCACGACACCGAGGGGCTCACCTGTGTCGACCTTGACTTCGAGGGGGCGGCGCGACTGGCCGTCGGCCGCCTCGTGGCGCTCGGGCACACCTCGATCGGCCTGATGGGCCACGCGGAGGCGCTCTATGAACGGGGCTCCAATTACGCCCCGCGCTTCCGCGATGCGTTCCTGGCTGCCGGGAGCGATGCGGGGATCCAGACCGCGTTCCACACCACAGTGGCGAGCCGGGCCGGCGTCGAGGACTCCCTGGACGGCCTGCGGGCCCAGCTGCCGGGCATGACCGCCCTGGTGCTCAACTGCAACGAGAACATCCACGGCATCCTGCTGGAGGTGCTGCGCGAGCGCGAGGTGGCCGTGCCGGAGGCGCTCTCGATCGTCTCGGCCTGCTCCAGCTTCTCCACCGACCACTTCCTTCCACCCATGGATGTCATCCCCCTGCCCTCCCAGGAATCCGGGCGGCGGGCCGTCGAGCTCGCCATCCAGCAGATCGCCGGATTCACCGACCCCCACGTCGAACTGATTGCTCCGGTGTACCACCGGAAGAGTTCGACGGCCCCGCCGGCCGCATCCGCGACCGCGTAG
- a CDS encoding carbohydrate ABC transporter permease — protein sequence MTLTPAPPAAVVAQTRTEPPRKRSRSRTRFAPYLFVGPAVVLFVLFMLVPIIYAAYLSFTSYKIQGGGILGTKSLVFAGFDNYVSVLTDPALASGFWHLGLYSAIAVPLTLGLALLFALLLDTPGVRATRFGQTAIFIPYAVPGVIAALLWGFMYLPSTSPFSYITKALGWGPIPFLESSGIFGSIANIAVWGGVGFNMIIIYTSLRSIPAEIYEAARIDGANERQIALRVKIPLVIPALLLTGIFSVIGALQLYSEPTTLKPMTDIISQTWVPLMTIYRNAFLTDDLPGAAALSVLLAVGTVALSGLVLWISNRRTKGAQS from the coding sequence ATGACGCTCACTCCCGCCCCGCCGGCGGCGGTGGTCGCGCAGACGCGCACCGAACCGCCGCGCAAGAGGTCGCGCTCCCGGACCCGCTTCGCCCCCTACCTGTTCGTCGGTCCGGCGGTCGTGTTGTTCGTGCTGTTCATGCTGGTGCCGATCATCTACGCGGCCTACCTGAGCTTCACGTCCTACAAGATCCAGGGCGGCGGCATCCTCGGAACCAAGTCGCTGGTCTTCGCCGGGTTCGACAACTATGTCTCTGTGCTCACCGACCCCGCCCTGGCCAGTGGCTTCTGGCACCTGGGGCTCTACTCGGCCATCGCGGTGCCGCTCACCCTCGGGCTCGCGCTGCTCTTCGCCCTGCTGCTGGACACCCCTGGTGTGCGGGCGACCCGGTTCGGGCAGACCGCCATCTTCATCCCCTACGCGGTTCCCGGCGTGATCGCCGCACTGCTCTGGGGCTTCATGTACCTACCCTCCACGAGCCCCTTCTCGTACATCACCAAGGCCCTGGGCTGGGGGCCGATCCCGTTCCTCGAGTCCTCGGGCATCTTCGGCTCCATCGCCAACATCGCCGTGTGGGGCGGGGTGGGATTCAACATGATCATCATCTACACGTCACTCCGCAGCATCCCCGCCGAGATCTACGAGGCCGCCCGCATCGACGGCGCCAATGAGCGCCAGATCGCGCTGCGCGTGAAGATCCCGCTGGTCATCCCGGCGCTCCTGCTCACCGGGATCTTCTCGGTGATCGGCGCCCTGCAGCTCTACAGCGAACCCACCACGCTCAAACCGATGACCGACATCATCAGCCAGACCTGGGTTCCGCTGATGACCATCTATCGCAACGCCTTCCTGACCGATGACCTGCCCGGCGCGGCCGCACTGTCCGTGCTGCTGGCCGTCGGCACGGTCGCGCTGTCCGGCCTGGTGCTGTGGATCAGCAACCGCCGCACCAAGGGAGCACAGTCATGA
- a CDS encoding gluconokinase, whose protein sequence is MIDTQNPVLVIMGISGSGKSTVAGILAGQLGWDLEEGDDLHPQENIDKMSSGEPLNDEDRAPWLDTISSWIIEHTMAGVPGIITCSALKRRYRDVLREHNVIFVHLTGSKDLIGRRLATRHDHYMPTSLLDSQVEALEPPESDENAITIDAGRKPAEEAAEIVRRLGLTPSPGSSTLGAPAPGQSSVVRPAV, encoded by the coding sequence ATGATTGACACTCAGAACCCCGTCCTCGTGATCATGGGCATCTCCGGGTCAGGCAAGTCCACCGTCGCGGGCATCCTGGCCGGCCAGCTCGGCTGGGACCTCGAGGAGGGCGACGACCTGCACCCGCAGGAGAACATCGACAAGATGTCCTCGGGCGAGCCGCTCAACGACGAGGACCGCGCCCCGTGGCTCGACACGATCTCGTCGTGGATCATCGAGCACACCATGGCGGGCGTGCCCGGCATCATCACCTGCTCGGCGCTCAAGCGTCGCTACCGGGACGTGCTGCGGGAGCACAACGTGATCTTCGTGCACCTGACCGGATCGAAAGACCTGATCGGACGGCGCCTGGCCACGCGGCACGACCACTACATGCCCACCTCGCTGCTCGACTCGCAGGTGGAGGCACTCGAGCCGCCGGAGTCCGACGAGAACGCGATCACCATCGACGCCGGCCGGAAGCCCGCCGAGGAGGCCGCCGAGATCGTCCGCCGCCTGGGTCTCACGCCCAGCCCCGGCTCCTCGACCCTCGGCGCCCCAGCCCCCGGCCAGTCCTCGGTGGTGCGCCCCGCGGTCTGA